The Fimbriimonadales bacterium nucleotide sequence CCACGTAACCGTAATCTGCATCCGCCATTTCGCCAGGACCGTTCACGATGCAACCCATGACCGCGATGTCCAATCCTGTTAGATGCTGTGTTGCCTCCTTGACCTTTTGGAAAACCGTCGGTAAGTCGAATTTCGTGCGTCCACAAGAAGGGCAAGCGATGAATTCCGTTTTCGTGCGTCTCAATCCGAGGGCTTGCAATAAATCATAGCAAACGGAAATTTCATGAATCGGGTCCTCCGCTAAAGAAATGCGAATCGTATCGCCGATTCCTTCTGCCAAAAGCGTCCCGATG carries:
- a CDS encoding flavodoxin-dependent (E)-4-hydroxy-3-methylbut-2-enyl-diphosphate synthase; amino-acid sequence: IGTLLAEGIGDTIRISLAEDPIHEISVCYDLLQALGLRRTKTEFIACPSCGRTKFDLPTVFQKVKEATQHLTGLDIAVMGCIVNGPGEMADADYGYVGKAGGMIALYRGKELVKNNIPQEKGVEELIQLLKNDGVWTDPPDTLKK